A region of Scleropages formosus chromosome 2, fSclFor1.1, whole genome shotgun sequence DNA encodes the following proteins:
- the c2h3orf18 gene encoding uncharacterized protein C3orf18 homolog, with product MPLAITEANILSPSSSPSSSSSSSSGLIPTNTFFPGSTAPGDGQDNSSSGTTPVTVPMTMTTVANETAYNSTKLPEVAVGGSSMGMMLVPFGIITVIGLAVVMMLYIRKRKRLEKLRHQLMPMYNFDPAEEQDELEQELLDHSREGAGTGAGSKTLTPSQGTTQKPSRLVFTDVANAINA from the exons ATGCCTTTGGCCATTACAGAGGCTAACATCTTGAGCCCCAGTTCCAgccccagctccagctccagctccagctctggCCTTATCCCAACCAACACTTTCTTCCCGGGCTCAACAGCACCTGGAGATGGCCAGGACAACAGCTCCTCCGGGACAACCCCTGTGACCGTTCCCATGACCATGACCACGGTGGCCAACGAGACTGCCTACAACTCCACCAAGCTCCCAGAGGTGGCAGTCGGGGGATCCAGCATGGGCATGATGCTAGTGCCTTTTGGCATTATCACAGTCATTGGTCTGGCTGTAGTCATG ATGCTGTATATCAGGAAAAGAAAGAG GTTAGAGAAACTGAGGCACCAGCTCATGCCCATGTACAACTTTGACCCGGCCGAGGAGCAGGAtgagctggagcaggagcttttGGACCATAGcagggaaggagctggaactggagcAGGTTCCAAG ACTCTGACACCCAGCCAGGGAACGACACAGAAGCCGAGCCGACTGGTGTTTACCGATGTGGCCAACGCTATCAATGCCTGA